One genomic region from Streptomyces sp. NBC_00457 encodes:
- a CDS encoding NAD(P)/FAD-dependent oxidoreductase encodes MRTVAVVGASLAGLSAARSLRKQGYDGRLVVIGDETHRPYDRPPLSKEFLAGALGEADLALETDGEDLRAEWLLGTRATGLDRAERAVRLADGREVRADGVVIATGAAARTLPGSAGLAGVHVLRTLDDARALRDELALGGRLVVIGGGFIGAEVASTAYALGVDVTVVEVAPTPLAGPLGETMGGVVSALHADHGVRLLCGVGVKGLSGETRVDAVLLEDGRSIPADIVVVGVGARPCVEWLEGSGVELDNGVKCGADGRTSLAGVVAVGDCANWYDPRLGAHRRVEHWTGARERPDAAVAALLAGGELEAGMPRPPYFWSDQYGVKIQFAGHAGVSDSVTVEVGAVDDRNVLAVYRRAGVPVAVLGMNQPRLFMRWRKQLSAP; translated from the coding sequence GTGAGAACCGTGGCCGTGGTCGGCGCCTCGCTGGCCGGACTGTCGGCGGCGCGCTCGCTGCGGAAGCAGGGCTACGACGGGCGGCTGGTCGTCATCGGCGACGAGACCCATCGCCCGTACGACCGTCCGCCGCTGTCCAAGGAGTTCCTGGCCGGCGCCCTCGGCGAGGCGGACCTGGCGCTGGAGACGGACGGCGAGGACCTGCGGGCCGAGTGGCTGCTCGGCACCCGCGCCACCGGGCTCGACCGCGCCGAGCGTGCCGTCCGGCTCGCCGACGGACGGGAGGTCCGCGCCGACGGCGTCGTCATCGCGACCGGCGCCGCCGCGCGCACCCTGCCCGGCAGTGCGGGTCTGGCCGGAGTGCACGTCCTGCGCACCCTGGACGACGCCCGCGCCCTGCGCGACGAACTCGCCCTGGGCGGACGGCTGGTGGTGATCGGTGGCGGCTTCATCGGTGCCGAGGTCGCCTCCACCGCGTACGCGCTCGGCGTCGACGTGACGGTCGTCGAGGTGGCACCGACACCGCTCGCCGGCCCTCTCGGCGAGACCATGGGCGGGGTCGTCTCCGCCCTCCATGCGGACCACGGCGTACGGCTGTTGTGCGGCGTGGGCGTCAAAGGGCTGAGCGGAGAGACCCGTGTCGACGCCGTCCTGCTCGAGGACGGCCGATCCATCCCCGCCGACATCGTCGTGGTGGGGGTGGGGGCGCGTCCGTGCGTCGAGTGGCTGGAAGGCTCCGGCGTCGAACTCGACAACGGCGTCAAGTGCGGCGCCGACGGCCGCACCAGCCTGGCCGGGGTGGTCGCGGTCGGCGACTGCGCCAACTGGTACGACCCACGCCTGGGCGCCCACCGCCGGGTCGAGCACTGGACCGGTGCGCGGGAACGCCCCGACGCGGCCGTCGCCGCGCTGCTGGCGGGCGGGGAGCTGGAAGCGGGCATGCCCAGGCCGCCGTACTTCTGGTCGGACCAGTACGGCGTGAAGATCCAGTTCGCCGGTCACGCGGGTGTCTCCGACAGTGTGACGGTGGAGGTGGGCGCCGTGGACGACCGGAACGTTTTGGCCGTCTACCGGCGGGCCGGAGTTCCGGTCGCGGTGCTCGGCATGAACCAGCCGCGGCTGTTCATGCGGTGGCGCAAGCAGCTGAGCGCGCCTTGA
- a CDS encoding bifunctional 3-phenylpropionate/cinnamic acid dioxygenase ferredoxin subunit: protein MMIPACRLADLPRGEAFRLDIDPPVSVFHTDDGEVFAIDDTCTHQDASLADGWLEGCEVECPLHSSKFDLRTGAVDAPPAKLPVRTHEVMVEDGVIYVRVSTDAPNLPPCVAARLAAGPA from the coding sequence ATGATGATTCCCGCGTGCCGTCTCGCGGATCTTCCGCGAGGTGAGGCCTTCCGGCTCGACATCGATCCGCCGGTCTCGGTGTTCCACACCGACGACGGTGAGGTCTTCGCCATCGACGACACCTGCACCCACCAGGACGCCTCGCTCGCCGACGGCTGGCTGGAGGGCTGTGAGGTGGAGTGTCCGCTGCATTCCTCGAAGTTCGACCTGCGCACCGGCGCCGTCGACGCCCCGCCGGCCAAGCTCCCGGTGCGCACGCACGAGGTCATGGTCGAGGACGGCGTGATCTACGTCCGTGTCTCCACCGACGCCCCCAACCTGCCGCCCTGCGTCGCGGCCCGGCTCGCCGCCGGTCCCGCGTGA
- a CDS encoding sodium:solute symporter family protein, with the protein MADGAMTATFLAVTGGASLLAVTARRLRPTDRLPSLEGWALADRSLGPVWTWLLLGGTIFTAYTFTAVPGLAYGNGAPAFFAVPYTVIVCPLAFVLLTRLWAVARRHGYVTAGDFVRGRYGSPPLALVVALTGILATMPYLALQLLGIRAVLTAGGVYPRGAAGDLVMVALFAGLAVATYRHGLRAPTVISALKAVAVFVSLTAVCWLVLERLGGPGPLFDQAARRLGGTDAAHSALLLSPEQQPAYATLALGSALALLMYPHVLTAGFAADSPRTLRKVAVALPAWTGLLALFGFLGIAALAAGVRAPDGGAEAAVPMLVDRLMPGPLAGLVFGAITVGALVPAAVMSIAAATCFVRNVYVEYVQPTATPKRQVRIAKAVSLTAKVGAVAFVFGLRDQDAINLQLLGGVWILQIFPAVAVGLFTSRLHPRALLAGWAVGMAAGTFLVVREGFSSIVDLGSGSRPLEIYAGLAALVLNLAVALIGTAALERLGVPRGADVTDLPPRLTVRRHPETGAPNP; encoded by the coding sequence ATGGCGGATGGCGCCATGACGGCGACGTTTCTCGCCGTGACAGGCGGAGCGTCGCTGCTCGCCGTCACCGCGCGCCGGCTGCGCCCCACCGACCGGCTGCCGTCCCTGGAGGGGTGGGCGCTGGCCGACCGGAGCCTGGGCCCGGTGTGGACCTGGCTGCTGCTGGGCGGCACGATCTTCACCGCGTACACCTTCACGGCCGTCCCCGGACTGGCGTACGGGAACGGTGCGCCCGCCTTCTTCGCCGTCCCGTACACGGTGATCGTCTGTCCGCTCGCCTTCGTCCTGCTGACACGCTTGTGGGCGGTGGCCCGGCGCCACGGCTATGTGACCGCCGGTGACTTCGTACGCGGACGGTACGGTTCGCCGCCGCTGGCCCTGGTCGTCGCGCTCACCGGAATCCTCGCGACGATGCCGTACCTGGCGCTTCAGCTGCTGGGCATCCGCGCGGTGCTCACCGCCGGGGGCGTCTATCCCCGCGGTGCGGCCGGCGATCTGGTGATGGTGGCGCTCTTCGCGGGCCTCGCGGTGGCGACGTACCGGCACGGGCTGCGCGCCCCCACGGTGATCTCCGCGCTCAAGGCGGTGGCCGTCTTCGTCTCGCTCACCGCGGTCTGCTGGCTGGTCCTCGAACGGCTCGGCGGCCCCGGCCCGCTCTTCGACCAGGCGGCACGACGGCTCGGCGGCACGGACGCGGCGCACTCCGCGCTGCTCCTTTCCCCCGAGCAGCAGCCCGCCTACGCCACGCTCGCCCTCGGCTCCGCGCTGGCCCTGCTGATGTACCCGCACGTGCTGACCGCGGGCTTCGCCGCCGACAGCCCCCGCACCCTGCGCAAGGTCGCCGTGGCGCTGCCTGCCTGGACCGGCCTGCTCGCACTCTTCGGCTTCCTCGGCATCGCGGCCCTCGCGGCGGGGGTACGGGCCCCGGACGGCGGTGCCGAGGCGGCCGTGCCGATGCTGGTCGACCGGTTGATGCCCGGACCGCTGGCCGGGCTGGTGTTCGGCGCGATCACCGTGGGGGCGCTCGTCCCGGCCGCCGTGATGTCGATCGCGGCCGCCACCTGCTTCGTACGCAATGTGTACGTCGAGTACGTCCAGCCGACCGCCACCCCCAAACGGCAGGTGCGCATCGCGAAAGCGGTGTCGCTCACCGCGAAGGTTGGGGCGGTCGCGTTCGTGTTCGGGCTGCGCGACCAGGACGCGATCAACCTCCAACTCCTCGGCGGCGTATGGATTCTGCAGATCTTCCCCGCGGTGGCGGTCGGGCTGTTCACGAGTCGGCTGCATCCGCGGGCGCTGCTGGCCGGGTGGGCCGTGGGCATGGCGGCCGGCACGTTCCTGGTGGTGCGCGAGGGGTTCTCGTCCATCGTGGACCTCGGTTCCGGCAGCCGGCCGCTGGAGATCTACGCCGGGCTCGCGGCCCTGGTGCTCAATCTGGCCGTCGCCCTGATCGGCACCGCGGCCCTCGAACGGCTCGGCGTGCCGCGCGGCGCCGACGTCACCGACCTACCGCCCCGCCTGACCGTCAGGCGCCACCCCGAGACGGGAGCTCCCAACCCGTGA
- a CDS encoding arylsulfatase — protein sequence MTEFDAGRHVLPRPDTRRPLTTAMDVHDQKSPFTPIGPVPPPPGAPNVVIVLVDDLGFGTSSAFGGPCEMPAADRLAEEGLRYTRFHVTALCSPTRQALLTGRNHHSVGMGGTTEMTTAAPGYNGFRPRSAATMAQILQGNGYSTAAFGKWHQTPPREISAVGPFDRWPTGEGFDTFYGFMGAEMNHWYPLLYQGTTPVEPDRRPEDGYHLSEDLVDHAIDWVRTQRTLTPGRPFFTYLALGAAHAPLHVGPEWQEKYRGRFDHGWDRQREATLERQKELGVVPPETELAPWAEGVPHWNELTDNQRQLSTRFMETFAGFTEHADVQVGRFLDALEELGELDNTLILYILGDNGASGEGGIEGTIVEHRLGHGIVDDPDEMIEHLDEIGGPYSYPIAPAGWALALNTPYQWTKQVASHFGGTRDGMILHWPRGVPDGGGLRHQFSHVIDVLPTILDCADIPAPFSVDGVTQQPLEGTSMWRTLADPRAPEFHHTQYFEMCGNRGIYHEGWMAVTRHGIPWEMVGDKNRRFSDDVWELYDLDKDWSQAHDLASEHPEKLRQLQDLFLIEAAKYQVFPLDDRVTERENPAVAGRIDLLGDRTSVTYRGGMRRFTEETTPNIKNRSHSITADIDVPDATAEGVLIAQGGRFGGWSLYVTGGRPAYVYNYFGMSLYTVRADQPLTPGRHEVRLAFDYDGGGLGKGGTAVLLVDGERRATGRVERTIPYYFSFDETLDVGVDLSTPVTDDYPVLDNEFTGTVHTVRIDLAPAAAGEPSDFDGGLHRRVMGAQ from the coding sequence ATGACTGAGTTCGACGCCGGACGGCACGTACTCCCGCGGCCTGACACCCGCCGACCGCTCACCACCGCGATGGACGTCCACGACCAGAAGTCCCCCTTCACCCCGATCGGCCCGGTCCCCCCTCCCCCGGGCGCCCCGAACGTGGTGATCGTGCTGGTCGACGACCTGGGATTCGGCACTTCCAGCGCTTTCGGCGGGCCCTGCGAGATGCCCGCCGCGGACCGGCTCGCCGAAGAGGGGCTGCGCTACACCCGCTTCCATGTGACGGCCCTGTGCTCGCCGACCCGGCAGGCCCTGCTGACCGGACGCAACCACCACTCGGTCGGCATGGGCGGCACCACCGAGATGACCACCGCGGCCCCCGGCTACAACGGATTCCGGCCGCGCAGCGCCGCCACCATGGCCCAGATCCTCCAGGGCAACGGCTACAGCACGGCCGCCTTCGGCAAATGGCACCAGACCCCGCCGCGGGAGATCAGCGCGGTCGGACCCTTCGACCGCTGGCCGACAGGCGAAGGCTTCGACACCTTCTACGGGTTCATGGGCGCCGAGATGAACCACTGGTACCCGCTGCTGTACCAGGGCACGACCCCCGTCGAGCCGGACCGCCGGCCCGAGGACGGCTACCACCTCTCCGAGGACCTCGTCGACCACGCCATCGACTGGGTCCGCACCCAGCGCACCCTCACCCCGGGCCGCCCCTTCTTCACCTACCTCGCCCTCGGCGCCGCGCACGCACCCCTGCACGTCGGCCCGGAGTGGCAGGAGAAGTACCGCGGACGCTTCGACCACGGCTGGGACCGCCAGCGCGAGGCGACCCTGGAGCGGCAGAAGGAACTCGGCGTCGTACCCCCGGAGACGGAACTCGCCCCCTGGGCCGAGGGCGTTCCCCACTGGAACGAACTCACCGACAACCAGCGCCAATTGTCGACCAGATTCATGGAGACCTTCGCCGGGTTCACCGAACACGCCGATGTGCAGGTCGGCAGATTCCTCGACGCGCTGGAGGAACTGGGCGAGCTGGACAACACCCTGATCCTCTACATCCTCGGCGACAACGGCGCCTCCGGCGAGGGCGGCATCGAGGGGACGATCGTCGAACACCGGCTCGGGCACGGCATCGTGGACGACCCCGACGAGATGATCGAGCACCTCGACGAGATCGGCGGACCGTACAGCTACCCGATCGCCCCGGCAGGCTGGGCGCTGGCCCTCAACACCCCCTACCAGTGGACCAAGCAGGTGGCCTCGCACTTCGGCGGCACCCGGGACGGCATGATCCTGCACTGGCCCCGAGGGGTGCCCGACGGCGGCGGCCTGCGTCACCAGTTCTCGCACGTGATCGACGTACTGCCCACGATCCTGGACTGTGCGGATATCCCGGCACCGTTCAGCGTCGACGGGGTGACCCAGCAGCCCCTGGAGGGGACGAGCATGTGGCGCACCCTCGCCGATCCGCGGGCGCCCGAGTTCCACCACACCCAGTACTTCGAGATGTGCGGCAACCGCGGCATCTACCACGAGGGCTGGATGGCGGTCACCCGGCACGGCATCCCCTGGGAGATGGTGGGAGACAAGAACCGGAGGTTCTCCGACGACGTCTGGGAGCTCTACGACCTGGACAAGGACTGGAGCCAGGCGCACGACCTCGCCTCCGAACACCCCGAGAAGCTGCGCCAGTTGCAGGACCTGTTCCTGATCGAAGCGGCCAAGTACCAGGTCTTCCCGCTGGACGACCGGGTCACCGAACGGGAGAACCCCGCCGTGGCGGGGCGCATCGATCTGCTGGGTGATCGCACGTCCGTGACCTACCGCGGCGGCATGCGGCGGTTCACGGAGGAGACCACACCCAACATCAAGAACCGCTCGCACAGCATCACCGCGGACATCGACGTCCCCGACGCGACGGCCGAGGGCGTGCTCATCGCGCAGGGCGGCCGGTTCGGCGGCTGGTCCCTGTACGTCACCGGGGGCAGACCGGCGTACGTCTACAACTACTTCGGAATGAGCCTGTACACCGTGCGCGCCGACCAACCCCTGACACCGGGACGGCACGAGGTACGGCTCGCCTTCGACTACGACGGCGGCGGACTCGGCAAGGGCGGGACCGCCGTGCTCCTGGTGGACGGCGAACGGCGGGCGACCGGACGCGTCGAGCGGACCATCCCGTACTACTTCTCCTTCGACGAGACGCTCGACGTGGGAGTGGACCTCAGTACGCCGGTGACCGACGACTACCCCGTCCTCGACAACGAGTTCACGGGCACCGTGCACACCGTACGCATCGACCTGGCCCCCGCCGCGGCCGGCGAACCGTCGGACTTCGACGGTGGGCTGCACCGGCGCGTCATGGGGGCCCAGTGA
- a CDS encoding DUF3311 domain-containing protein: MAPTGQHRLRRVTIAVLLLAPAAGLLWVPWYAGESPRLAGTPFFYWYQLAWVPGCGLCLLAAYALSRHDRHDP; the protein is encoded by the coding sequence ATGGCACCCACGGGTCAGCACCGGCTACGGCGCGTCACGATCGCCGTACTGCTCCTCGCGCCCGCCGCGGGACTGCTGTGGGTTCCCTGGTACGCCGGTGAGAGCCCGCGGCTCGCCGGGACGCCGTTCTTCTACTGGTACCAGCTCGCCTGGGTCCCCGGCTGCGGTCTGTGCCTGCTGGCCGCGTATGCGCTGAGCAGGCACGACCGCCACGACCCCTAG
- a CDS encoding SDR family oxidoreductase has protein sequence MGTLDGKTALITGAGTGIGRETALVLAGEGARVVLVGRRQHILDEVAAVIEKAGGTVFTHSTHVENAGEVRELVAWTREVAGPVDILVNNAGGASKVLDVRWISEQEWNHVMGVNLTAVYLLTQAVLPDMLERGGGSIITVSSLAAVRPTLLGGAPYGAAKAGVRNFMTYLHNTFRNDLIRATCILPGEVNTPILDSRAAPPSEEKRAAMVQPEDVARAVLLCASLPQRTVVEELVIAPTLQRDTSADIEISRWIGAPEDAGR, from the coding sequence ATGGGCACCCTCGATGGAAAGACCGCGCTGATCACCGGCGCGGGTACCGGCATCGGCCGGGAAACGGCGCTGGTGCTGGCGGGGGAGGGGGCGAGGGTGGTCCTCGTCGGACGCAGGCAGCACATCCTCGACGAGGTCGCCGCAGTGATCGAGAAGGCCGGCGGCACGGTCTTCACCCACTCCACGCACGTCGAGAACGCCGGCGAGGTCCGTGAACTCGTCGCCTGGACGCGGGAGGTGGCCGGGCCCGTCGACATCCTCGTCAACAACGCGGGCGGCGCGAGCAAGGTCCTGGACGTCCGCTGGATCAGCGAGCAGGAGTGGAACCACGTCATGGGCGTCAACCTCACCGCCGTATACCTGCTCACCCAGGCCGTGCTCCCGGACATGCTGGAGCGCGGCGGCGGCTCGATCATCACGGTGTCCTCGCTCGCCGCGGTGCGGCCCACCCTCCTTGGCGGGGCACCGTACGGCGCGGCCAAGGCGGGCGTGCGCAACTTCATGACGTATCTGCACAACACCTTCCGCAACGACCTCATCCGCGCCACCTGCATCCTGCCCGGCGAGGTGAACACACCGATCCTGGACAGCCGCGCCGCCCCGCCGAGCGAGGAGAAGCGGGCGGCCATGGTGCAGCCGGAGGACGTGGCGCGAGCCGTGCTGCTGTGCGCCTCGCTCCCGCAGCGGACGGTCGTCGAGGAACTGGTGATCGCGCCCACGCTGCAGCGGGACACGTCCGCCGACATCGAGATCAGCCGCTGGATCGGCGCCCCCGAGGATGCCGGCCGATGA
- a CDS encoding ABC transporter substrate-binding protein produces the protein MTRHWRAGTAGLAVLGLTLTACGGAKVGGDSSSASDSSGKCGTFNLAVNPWVGYEADAAVIAYIAEKELGCTVEKKDLKAEIGWQGFETGEVDAILENWGHEDLKKKYITQQKTAVDLGSTGNKGIIGWYLPPWIVKKYPDITDWKNLNKYAANFKTSESGSKGQLLDGDPSYQTNDEALVKNLKLDFKVVYAGSETALIQAFRDAEKNKKWVIGYFYEPQWFFSEVPLVHVDLPRHTEGCTADPAKVACDYPVFDLDKIVSTKFSESGSPAYDLVKNFKWTNDDQNTVAKSIALDKMTPEAAAKKWVDANPDKVKAWLG, from the coding sequence ATGACACGACACTGGAGAGCCGGCACGGCCGGACTGGCCGTCCTCGGCCTCACCCTCACCGCGTGCGGCGGGGCGAAGGTCGGCGGCGACAGCTCCTCGGCTTCCGACAGCTCGGGCAAGTGCGGCACGTTCAACCTCGCGGTCAACCCGTGGGTGGGCTACGAGGCGGACGCGGCGGTCATCGCGTACATCGCCGAAAAGGAACTCGGCTGCACGGTGGAGAAGAAGGACCTCAAGGCGGAGATCGGCTGGCAGGGGTTCGAGACGGGCGAGGTCGACGCCATCCTCGAGAACTGGGGCCACGAGGACCTGAAGAAGAAGTACATCACCCAGCAGAAGACCGCCGTGGATCTCGGCTCGACCGGCAACAAGGGCATCATCGGCTGGTACCTCCCGCCGTGGATCGTGAAGAAGTACCCGGACATCACCGACTGGAAGAACCTCAACAAGTACGCCGCCAACTTCAAGACCTCCGAATCGGGCAGCAAGGGCCAGCTCCTCGACGGCGACCCGTCGTACCAGACCAACGACGAGGCCCTGGTCAAGAACCTGAAGCTGGACTTCAAGGTGGTGTACGCGGGCAGCGAGACCGCGCTCATCCAGGCCTTCCGGGACGCCGAGAAGAACAAGAAATGGGTGATCGGCTACTTCTACGAGCCGCAGTGGTTCTTCTCGGAAGTACCCCTGGTCCACGTCGACTTGCCCAGGCACACGGAGGGCTGTACCGCCGATCCGGCGAAGGTCGCCTGCGACTATCCCGTGTTCGACCTCGACAAGATCGTCAGCACGAAGTTCTCCGAGTCCGGCAGCCCGGCCTACGACCTGGTGAAGAACTTCAAATGGACCAACGACGACCAGAACACGGTGGCGAAATCCATAGCACTGGACAAGATGACACCGGAGGCGGCGGCGAAGAAGTGGGTGGACGCGAACCCCGACAAGGTCAAGGCGTGGCTCGGATAG
- a CDS encoding DinB family protein, whose protein sequence is MIDEFAKDNLHQRLRRDRNALLWKLDGLSEYDARRPLTATGTNLLGLVKHVATVEARYFGEVFDRPSPEPLCQWQDSDGSDQWATEDETRDQIIGFYRRTWEHSDATINGLPLDAPGHVPWWPEPYLNTNLFAVMVHVLGEVIRHTGHADILREGIDGRTGLRAEHEQQIDEEARAAYRAKIEQAARSAAPIKA, encoded by the coding sequence ATGATCGATGAATTCGCGAAGGACAACCTGCACCAGAGACTGCGGCGGGACCGAAACGCGCTGCTCTGGAAACTCGACGGCTTGTCCGAATACGACGCCCGCCGACCGTTGACGGCGACCGGGACCAACCTCCTCGGCCTGGTCAAGCACGTGGCCACCGTTGAGGCCAGGTACTTCGGCGAGGTCTTCGACCGCCCTTCGCCGGAACCGCTGTGCCAGTGGCAGGACTCCGACGGCAGCGATCAGTGGGCGACCGAGGACGAGACCCGCGACCAGATCATCGGGTTCTACCGGCGCACGTGGGAACACTCGGACGCGACGATCAACGGGCTTCCCCTCGACGCCCCCGGCCACGTGCCCTGGTGGCCGGAGCCTTACCTCAACACGAATCTGTTCGCCGTCATGGTCCACGTCCTCGGCGAGGTCATCCGGCATACCGGGCACGCCGACATCCTGCGCGAGGGCATCGACGGCCGGACCGGGTTGCGCGCCGAACACGAGCAACAGATCGACGAGGAAGCCCGTGCCGCCTACCGCGCGAAGATCGAGCAGGCCGCCAGGTCGGCCGCACCGATCAAGGCTTAG
- a CDS encoding S-(hydroxymethyl)mycothiol dehydrogenase — MTHQVRAVVARGKGAPVSLETIIVPDPGPGEALVKIEACGVCHTDLHYREGGINDDFPFLLGHEAAGVVESVGEGVTDVTPGDFVILNWRAVCGQCRACLRGRPWYCFNTHNAQQKMTLLDGTELSPALGIGAFAEKTLVAAGQCTKVDRAASAAAAGLLGCGVMAGIGAAINTGKVGRGDTVAVIGCGGVGDAAVVGANLAGAAKTIAVDIDDRKLATAKKLGATHTVNSKEADPVEAIRELTGGFGADVVIEAVGRPETYKQAFYARDLAGTVVLVGVPTPEMKLELPLLDVFGRGGALKSSWYGDCLPSRDFPMLIDLYLQGRLDLDAFVTETIALDEVEKAFERMHGGDVLRSVVVF, encoded by the coding sequence ATGACGCATCAGGTCCGAGCTGTCGTCGCGCGGGGCAAGGGTGCCCCCGTCAGCCTGGAGACGATCATCGTGCCCGACCCCGGTCCGGGGGAGGCCCTGGTGAAGATCGAGGCCTGCGGGGTCTGCCACACCGATCTGCACTATCGCGAGGGCGGCATCAACGACGACTTCCCCTTCCTGCTGGGCCATGAGGCCGCGGGCGTCGTGGAGTCGGTGGGGGAGGGGGTCACCGACGTCACGCCCGGCGACTTCGTCATCCTGAACTGGCGGGCCGTGTGCGGGCAGTGCCGGGCCTGTCTGCGCGGACGCCCCTGGTACTGCTTCAACACGCACAACGCCCAGCAGAAGATGACCTTGCTCGACGGCACCGAACTGTCTCCGGCGCTGGGCATCGGCGCCTTCGCGGAGAAGACACTAGTCGCGGCCGGGCAGTGCACCAAGGTCGACCGGGCCGCGTCCGCGGCTGCCGCCGGACTGCTCGGCTGCGGGGTGATGGCGGGCATCGGCGCCGCGATCAACACCGGCAAGGTCGGCCGCGGCGACACCGTGGCGGTCATCGGCTGTGGCGGTGTCGGGGACGCGGCGGTCGTCGGGGCGAATCTGGCGGGCGCGGCGAAGACCATCGCCGTCGACATCGACGACCGGAAACTGGCCACCGCCAAGAAGCTGGGGGCGACCCACACGGTCAACTCCAAGGAGGCCGACCCCGTCGAGGCGATCCGCGAGCTGACCGGCGGCTTCGGCGCCGATGTCGTCATCGAGGCGGTCGGCCGCCCGGAGACCTACAAGCAGGCCTTCTACGCCCGCGACCTCGCCGGCACGGTCGTCCTCGTCGGCGTCCCCACCCCCGAGATGAAGCTCGAACTGCCCCTGCTGGACGTCTTCGGCCGTGGCGGGGCGCTGAAGTCCTCCTGGTACGGCGACTGCCTGCCCTCCCGGGACTTCCCGATGCTCATCGACCTCTATCTCCAGGGCCGCCTCGACCTGGACGCCTTCGTCACGGAGACCATCGCCCTGGACGAGGTGGAGAAGGCCTTCGAGCGGATGCACGGCGGCGACGTCCTGCGCTCGGTGGTGGTCTTCTGA
- a CDS encoding LysR family transcriptional regulator: MERRQLEYFIAVVEHGGFTAAAIALHVAQPSLSHAIRTLEREFGGKLFHRLPHGVVLTAAGEALVQPARQVLRDLTTAGSLVREVLGLSGGRLDIVSQTTLSVDPLAGMLGRLHRAHPKVSVRVVDPEQGPAVAHMVAAGQCELGLVDASVPTADLRGMDLPEQEMHVVLPPDHPHPPGDTITSRELAALDLIVTPPDTETRAAVDDVCTALGVTPRIVVETAHRAMIVPLILSGVGASLLPGSMARDAALRGARMLSNRPRLVRHGRLVWRSGPLSPAAQAFVDLAAAPAED, translated from the coding sequence ATGGAACGACGCCAGCTGGAATACTTCATCGCCGTGGTCGAGCACGGCGGATTCACAGCCGCGGCCATTGCGCTCCACGTAGCGCAGCCTTCACTTTCCCATGCGATCCGCACTCTGGAGCGCGAATTCGGCGGGAAACTCTTTCACCGCCTCCCGCACGGCGTCGTACTCACCGCGGCGGGCGAAGCGCTCGTCCAGCCGGCCCGGCAGGTGCTGCGCGATCTGACCACGGCCGGTTCCCTGGTCCGTGAAGTCCTCGGGCTCAGCGGCGGGCGGCTCGACATCGTCTCCCAGACGACGCTTTCGGTCGATCCGCTCGCCGGGATGCTGGGGCGTCTGCATCGCGCGCATCCGAAGGTCTCCGTGCGCGTGGTCGACCCGGAGCAGGGCCCTGCCGTGGCCCACATGGTCGCCGCCGGTCAGTGCGAACTGGGTCTGGTGGACGCCTCGGTGCCCACGGCCGACCTGCGCGGCATGGACCTGCCCGAGCAGGAGATGCACGTCGTGCTGCCCCCGGACCACCCTCATCCGCCGGGCGACACCATCACCTCGCGCGAACTGGCCGCACTGGACCTCATCGTGACCCCGCCGGACACCGAGACCCGGGCGGCGGTGGACGACGTATGCACCGCGCTGGGCGTCACGCCGCGGATCGTGGTCGAGACCGCGCACCGCGCGATGATCGTGCCGCTGATCCTCTCGGGCGTCGGCGCCTCGCTCCTGCCCGGCTCCATGGCCCGGGACGCCGCGCTGCGCGGGGCCCGGATGCTGTCCAACCGGCCACGACTGGTGCGCCACGGCCGACTGGTCTGGCGGTCGGGCCCGCTGTCCCCCGCCGCCCAGGCTTTCGTCGACCTGGCAGCCGCACCCGCCGAGGACTGA
- a CDS encoding sigma-70 family RNA polymerase sigma factor has protein sequence MRRRQHTRMTVAQAAPAAVPEPRVPQPATVQPAVAERIGLESESGLAGAPEAASLTPTVGDPADLEREAALARLFEVHYSSMLRLAVLLGADDPENVVAEAYYQIYRKWRRLRDAAAAEAYLRSTVCNLTRMRIRHLQVARKHVENPPSDVVASAESTALLHDDQRVLIDALQQLPARQREALVLRHWLGLKESEIAAAMGISCGSVKTHTARGIAALTQAMEARR, from the coding sequence GTGAGACGCAGACAGCACACCCGCATGACGGTGGCGCAGGCGGCTCCCGCCGCCGTCCCCGAGCCACGCGTCCCGCAGCCGGCAACGGTCCAGCCGGCGGTCGCGGAACGCATCGGCCTCGAAAGCGAGTCCGGACTCGCCGGGGCGCCCGAAGCAGCGTCCCTCACTCCTACGGTCGGCGATCCGGCCGACCTGGAACGGGAGGCCGCACTGGCCCGGCTCTTCGAGGTGCACTACTCCTCGATGCTGCGCCTGGCCGTGCTGCTCGGAGCCGACGACCCGGAGAACGTCGTGGCCGAGGCCTACTACCAGATCTACCGAAAATGGCGCCGACTGCGGGACGCCGCGGCGGCGGAGGCGTATCTGCGCTCCACGGTGTGCAATCTGACCCGGATGCGGATACGGCACCTGCAGGTCGCGCGCAAGCACGTCGAGAACCCGCCGAGCGACGTCGTGGCCTCCGCCGAGAGCACCGCCCTGCTCCACGACGACCAGCGCGTACTGATCGACGCGCTTCAGCAACTGCCCGCGCGGCAGCGCGAAGCGCTCGTCCTGCGCCACTGGCTCGGCCTGAAGGAGAGCGAGATAGCCGCCGCGATGGGCATCTCCTGCGGATCGGTCAAGACGCACACCGCACGCGGCATCGCCGCCCTGACCCAGGCGATGGAGGCCCGGCGATGA